The following proteins come from a genomic window of Macadamia integrifolia cultivar HAES 741 chromosome 14, SCU_Mint_v3, whole genome shotgun sequence:
- the LOC122061454 gene encoding rhodanese-like domain-containing protein 10 — protein sequence MAIRIEKFYFSYLKHEKKTKLQGTTKPFFTRVFRLQATAISGGGRELIQSGTVRAIPPKEASAAIDSEGWKLLDIRPVWEREKALVSGSLHVPLFVKEMDNSPLTLLKKWVHFGYIGLWAGQYLTAINPEFLRQVEVAVPDKESKLLVACGEGLRSMMAVTRLYEGGYQNLGWLAGGFNRAGDDDFPAVEGMGKLQYATIGGVSYYFLQLLILLQDVGEKKNL from the exons atggcAATTCGTATAGAGAAGTTCTACTTCTCCTATTTGAAGCATGAGAAGAAGACTAAGCTACAAGGCACTACAAAACCGTTCTTCACTCGGGTTTTTAGGCTACAGGCGACTGCAATTTCCGGTGGTGGCCGGGAACTCATACAATCCGGCACCGTCCGAGCTATACCGCCGAAGGAGGCTAGTGCAGCAATTGATTCTGAAGGTTGGAAACTCCTTGATATCAGACCAgtgtgggagagggagaaggcATTGGTATCAGGTTCATTACATGTCCCACTCTTTGTGAAAGAAATGGACAATAGTCCCCTCACCCTTCTAAAAAAATGGGTTCACTTCGGCTATATTGGGCTGTGGGCCGGCCAATATCTCACAGCAATCAACCCTGAATTTCTCCGGCAGGTTGAGGTGGCAGTTCCTGACAAGGAGAGTAAGCTTCTTGTTGCCTGTGGTGAAGGGCTAAG ATCGATGATGGCAGTCACAAGATTATACGAAGGAGGATACCAGAACTTGGGATGGCTTGCCGGAGGGTTCAACCGTGCTGGAGATGATGATTTTCCGGCAGTAGAAGGGATGGGAAAGCTACAATATGCCACAATAGGAGGGGTATCCTACTACTTCCTCCAATTACTTATACTGTTACAGGATGTGG